The Moraxella osloensis genome contains a region encoding:
- a CDS encoding tetratricopeptide repeat protein: MRKLFPAVISSACCAVRGCPLNPRFFASKYVNPYCLSIDLPMQLSTPHQLFVKLKPNLKSNLKPLDVFNFTALGKNVVATTLTLASLLFSPAVFSAEANFASASQSVNQSVSQPSLYAILMAEFAADRGRIDQALATYKQQSFLADAAPVFERALGLSLQNEPPQLSLAFANAWQQQNPDHVPAIFYVTHLALKAHEYELAGEKLNQILQYDPDADLSQILIGIYPTETRDQAELLATLNRLDIKNNPSLLVMKAGLLLQFQQPKAALVAINRALKTNPKSPAFLTLKADILQALSPSNQVIAFIAQARKTVPDNKALFVYQIRYMLKQGKSAQVWQQLNATANRQFLADEEIKLLAALVGIDLKKYAAADRLLKALIASPNFKDQANYYLAVSAERQNLLNDAIGYYGKVMQPDLVLKARQQQIDLLISQSRFDEAIASSIKLREQFDSFAPQSYIMQANILQKNNQTAQALALLNSAQTSLPNNTDILFAKVLLLPDDDDASKLQLLKELIRLAPTNVDYQLEYAQTLVNLKQNNEEVTALLTALINDKEVGLRARQILSQQALHQANNATVISLLSDNFDIVPDVISGLLLQQAYLNLGNQKEAARINQILVHELGYQPKNLQ, from the coding sequence ATGCGAAAGTTGTTTCCAGCGGTTATTTCATCGGCTTGTTGCGCTGTGCGTGGTTGTCCCCTCAATCCACGCTTTTTTGCGTCGAAATATGTCAATCCTTATTGTTTATCGATTGATTTACCGATGCAGTTATCAACACCGCACCAACTTTTTGTCAAGCTAAAGCCCAATCTGAAATCTAACTTAAAGCCGCTTGATGTATTTAATTTTACCGCTTTAGGCAAAAATGTAGTCGCGACTACACTCACGTTGGCGAGCTTATTGTTTAGCCCAGCAGTTTTTAGTGCGGAGGCAAATTTTGCATCTGCTAGTCAGTCTGTGAATCAGTCTGTTAGCCAGCCCAGCCTGTATGCGATTTTGATGGCAGAGTTTGCCGCAGATCGCGGTCGTATAGATCAGGCGTTAGCGACCTATAAGCAGCAGTCTTTTTTGGCGGATGCGGCCCCGGTATTTGAACGCGCACTGGGTTTATCTTTACAAAATGAACCGCCACAGTTGTCACTCGCTTTTGCCAATGCGTGGCAACAGCAAAACCCTGACCATGTGCCGGCGATTTTTTATGTGACCCATTTGGCACTCAAAGCGCACGAGTATGAATTAGCCGGTGAAAAGCTCAATCAAATTTTGCAGTACGATCCTGACGCTGATTTAAGTCAGATTTTGATTGGGATTTATCCCACGGAAACCCGTGACCAAGCTGAATTGCTTGCTACGCTCAATCGATTAGACATCAAAAACAACCCTTCACTACTGGTCATGAAAGCAGGTCTGCTGCTACAGTTTCAACAGCCCAAAGCCGCGTTAGTGGCGATTAATCGGGCGCTTAAAACCAACCCAAAAAGCCCGGCTTTTTTGACGTTAAAAGCAGATATCCTGCAAGCCTTATCGCCCAGTAATCAAGTGATTGCGTTTATTGCGCAAGCGCGTAAAACCGTCCCTGACAATAAAGCGCTATTTGTCTATCAAATTCGCTATATGCTAAAGCAAGGCAAAAGCGCGCAGGTCTGGCAACAGCTCAATGCCACGGCTAATCGGCAGTTTTTAGCAGATGAAGAAATCAAACTGCTGGCCGCTTTGGTGGGTATTGATTTGAAAAAATACGCCGCGGCAGATCGCTTACTCAAAGCGTTGATTGCCAGCCCCAACTTTAAGGACCAAGCCAATTATTATTTGGCTGTCAGTGCCGAACGCCAGAACCTACTCAATGATGCGATTGGCTACTATGGCAAAGTGATGCAACCTGACTTGGTGCTCAAAGCCAGACAGCAACAGATTGATTTGTTAATCTCGCAAAGTCGTTTTGATGAAGCGATTGCCAGTAGCATCAAATTACGGGAGCAATTTGACAGTTTCGCGCCGCAAAGCTACATCATGCAAGCCAATATTTTGCAAAAAAACAACCAAACCGCGCAAGCGTTAGCCTTGCTTAATAGCGCACAAACCAGTTTACCCAATAATACCGATATCTTATTTGCCAAGGTACTGTTACTGCCCGATGATGATGACGCCAGTAAACTGCAACTGTTAAAAGAGTTGATTCGCCTTGCGCCCACAAACGTGGATTATCAACTCGAATATGCGCAAACCTTGGTCAATTTAAAACAAAATAATGAAGAAGTGACCGCCCTACTGACGGCATTAATTAATGATAAAGAAGTCGGTTTAAGGGCGCGTCAAATACTGTCGCAACAAGCGCTGCATCAGGCTAATAACGCCACCGTCATTAGTCTGTTATCGGATAATTTTGATATCGTACCCGATGTGATTAGCGGCCTGCTGCTGCAACAAGCCTACTTAAATTTGGGCAACCAAAAAGAAGCGGCTCGCATCAACCAAATCTTGGTCCATGAACTCGGTTATCAACCCAAAAATCTACAATAG
- the hemA gene encoding glutamyl-tRNA reductase, which yields MQLLVIGLNHKTAPVAMREQLAFAAEDLPIALDSLKVITQGAVILSTCNRTEIYALAPEGQALTSTMSQVIEWLAAFKNTPMQKIAPHLYQYQNNHALLHWVRVASGLDSMILGEPQILGQIKQAVRQSRAKEAISSKLSWVIQQVFAAAKQVRNETRVGSQAVSLGFAAAKLVTQIFQKPSNNTLLVVAAGEMNRLVATNIAGLGVGKVIICNRSLKRAALLASELETIVPQIEITPLDQLPSVLPQADIVTSCSGSLYTLIDKTMVKQALKQRRHQPMLMIDLAVPRDIDPTVSELDDVYLYSIDDLQHVIAGNLEQRRQAAVEAELLVSQIVVAIERKYLVRQVGQDIQQYREQAKHHADMILSQSLQQLADGHAAEAVLTELTRKLTQTLTHAPSKLLRETASEQPVETVNFVAQQLTHAFRKDKCPYLTHNNTLLDDEPASPSFDNQ from the coding sequence ATGCAGCTTCTGGTTATTGGGTTAAATCATAAAACAGCGCCAGTTGCCATGCGTGAGCAATTGGCGTTTGCTGCTGAAGATTTGCCGATTGCCCTAGATTCGCTCAAAGTGATCACCCAAGGCGCGGTGATTTTATCGACCTGCAACCGCACTGAAATCTATGCCCTAGCCCCTGAAGGACAGGCCCTTACTAGCACGATGTCACAAGTGATTGAATGGCTAGCGGCTTTTAAAAACACGCCTATGCAAAAAATCGCGCCACACCTGTATCAATATCAAAATAACCATGCACTGCTACATTGGGTACGGGTAGCGTCTGGGCTAGACTCGATGATTTTGGGCGAGCCGCAGATTTTGGGACAAATCAAACAGGCGGTGCGCCAATCCCGTGCCAAAGAAGCTATCTCGAGTAAGCTTAGCTGGGTGATTCAGCAGGTATTTGCCGCCGCCAAACAAGTGCGTAACGAAACGCGGGTAGGCTCACAAGCGGTATCGTTAGGCTTTGCCGCGGCCAAATTGGTGACCCAAATTTTTCAAAAACCTAGCAACAACACTTTGCTGGTGGTCGCGGCAGGTGAGATGAATCGGCTGGTTGCGACCAATATTGCAGGTTTAGGTGTCGGCAAAGTCATCATCTGTAATCGTAGCCTTAAGCGTGCCGCGCTGCTTGCCTCTGAGCTTGAAACGATTGTGCCGCAGATTGAGATTACCCCGCTTGATCAATTACCCAGCGTGTTGCCGCAAGCGGATATTGTAACCAGCTGTAGCGGTAGCTTATATACCTTGATTGATAAAACCATGGTGAAACAGGCGTTAAAACAGCGCCGTCATCAGCCCATGTTAATGATTGATTTAGCAGTCCCTCGCGATATTGACCCTACCGTCAGTGAGCTAGATGATGTTTATTTATACTCAATCGATGACTTACAACATGTGATTGCAGGCAATCTTGAACAGCGTCGCCAAGCTGCCGTAGAAGCAGAATTATTGGTGAGCCAAATCGTGGTGGCGATTGAGCGCAAATACTTGGTGCGCCAAGTGGGTCAGGATATTCAGCAGTACCGTGAGCAAGCCAAACACCATGCGGATATGATTTTAAGCCAATCCTTACAGCAGCTTGCCGATGGTCATGCAGCCGAAGCCGTGTTAACCGAACTGACCCGTAAACTCACCCAAACGTTAACCCATGCACCGTCCAAACTATTGCGAGAAACGGCTAGCGAACAGCCCGTAGAAACCGTCAATTTTGTGGCACAACAGCTGACCCATGCCTTTCGCAAAGACAAATGCCCCTATCTCACCCATAACAACACCCTGCTTGATGACGAGCCAGCGTCACCATCTTTTGACAATCAATAA
- the glnD gene encoding [protein-PII] uridylyltransferase: MFTCPPILPYFTPLPQLTLQGEANLGIPAWLAAVEADLDKALASGTPIRQVVMGRCCAIDSMMAALFELYELDQTDLTLFATGGYGRGELHPFSDVDLLLLSPNPIDEALNQKISPFVARLWDIGIDPALVVRSVEECDEACHDDITVATSLLEARILAGNVAQAGLPMQLLNKNWSQTKFYEAKMAEAKARYLKHNSTEYNLEPDLKNAPGGLRDIHTVGWISKRYFRVTNLFGLVQQEFITEKEFDELQEAEDFLWLIRHHLHKIAKRNENRVLFDYQRLIAERIGYRDNSHPNAAVEQFMRDYYRYAMSNSTLSEMLTQHYYETLIEARLPDEQRPVSKVINERFKLVGDRIAVTHTRVFAQHPTAILEMFLLMGQQNIRHIRTRTLRILKIAARGIDEHFRNDPVNKALFMDNLKEQNLLFWRLRVMKRYGVLGSYLPAFGQIIGLMQYDLFHRYTVDAHILMLIRMLHRFTDDNYVDTYPLVSGIYRRIDRKEMLVLAAIFHDIAKGRGGDHSELGKQDAIKFCLSHGLSQADAELVGWLVSQHLLMSMTAQKKDISDPEVVAEFADKVGNVTYLNYLYVLTVADMNATNPQLWNSWRATLMRQLYTQTRRILRADIDAPMNRQDMIASNKQSARDLLAGDNGLAAIESLWDGLGEEYFLREVPSDIVWHSKAIMAHDEAQKQRTESEQPEPLIILREHRELALDAVQVFIYTHDQSNLFAVTMTVFDQMDLDVLDARVITASRDFALDSYVLLDRHGTLLTDTERQTELVERLKQAFTSPTLPEVAQRRMPRQLKHFHVPTKVSFSFNPQSNQHMMILETLDQPALLARVGQVFLAHDIEVHFARITTLGERAEDMFFITGHEDKPLSDERLEKLKQALVETLNVS; encoded by the coding sequence ATGTTTACTTGCCCACCGATACTACCGTATTTTACCCCACTGCCTCAGCTTACCCTGCAAGGCGAAGCCAATCTTGGCATACCCGCTTGGTTAGCCGCAGTGGAAGCGGACTTGGATAAGGCGCTGGCATCTGGCACACCGATTCGCCAAGTCGTCATGGGGCGCTGCTGTGCAATTGATAGCATGATGGCAGCCTTGTTTGAGTTGTATGAGCTCGATCAAACCGATTTGACGCTGTTTGCCACAGGGGGGTATGGGCGTGGGGAATTGCATCCTTTTTCGGATGTGGATTTATTGCTGTTAAGTCCAAACCCGATTGATGAGGCCTTGAATCAAAAAATTTCCCCGTTCGTCGCGAGGCTCTGGGATATTGGGATTGATCCTGCTTTGGTGGTGCGCTCTGTTGAAGAATGCGATGAGGCTTGTCACGATGATATCACGGTCGCAACAAGTCTGTTAGAAGCACGAATTTTGGCGGGCAACGTTGCCCAAGCTGGATTGCCGATGCAGCTACTTAATAAAAACTGGTCACAAACCAAGTTTTATGAGGCCAAAATGGCAGAAGCCAAAGCGCGCTATCTTAAACATAATTCGACAGAATATAACCTAGAGCCTGACCTGAAAAACGCGCCAGGGGGCTTGCGAGATATTCATACGGTCGGCTGGATTAGTAAGCGCTATTTTCGCGTGACAAACTTGTTTGGACTGGTGCAGCAAGAGTTTATTACCGAAAAAGAATTTGATGAGCTGCAAGAAGCGGAAGATTTTTTGTGGTTGATTCGCCATCATCTGCACAAAATTGCCAAACGCAATGAAAACCGTGTTTTATTTGACTATCAGCGCCTGATTGCTGAGCGCATCGGTTACCGTGACAATTCGCATCCCAATGCCGCAGTCGAGCAGTTTATGCGCGATTATTACCGCTATGCCATGTCAAACTCAACATTGTCTGAAATGCTCACCCAGCACTACTATGAAACGTTGATTGAGGCGCGCTTACCCGATGAACAGCGCCCGGTGAGTAAGGTGATTAATGAGCGCTTCAAATTGGTCGGTGATCGCATTGCGGTAACCCATACGCGAGTGTTTGCCCAGCATCCGACCGCAATTTTAGAAATGTTTTTATTGATGGGTCAGCAAAATATTCGCCATATCCGTACCCGCACACTACGGATTTTGAAAATCGCCGCGCGCGGCATTGATGAGCATTTTCGCAATGATCCCGTCAATAAAGCCCTGTTTATGGACAATCTCAAAGAGCAAAATCTGCTATTTTGGCGACTGCGAGTCATGAAGCGTTATGGCGTGCTAGGTAGTTATCTGCCTGCTTTTGGGCAAATTATTGGGCTCATGCAATATGACTTATTCCACCGTTATACGGTAGATGCCCATATTTTGATGCTCATACGTATGTTGCACCGCTTTACCGATGACAATTATGTTGATACTTATCCGCTTGTCAGTGGTATCTACCGCCGTATTGACCGTAAAGAGATGCTGGTGTTGGCAGCGATTTTCCATGATATCGCCAAAGGTCGGGGCGGTGATCACAGTGAACTTGGCAAGCAAGATGCCATCAAGTTTTGCTTGTCACATGGTTTAAGCCAAGCCGATGCCGAGCTTGTCGGCTGGTTGGTGTCTCAGCATTTATTGATGTCGATGACCGCGCAGAAAAAAGACATCTCTGACCCCGAAGTTGTCGCAGAATTCGCCGATAAAGTCGGGAATGTGACTTATTTGAATTATTTGTATGTGCTCACCGTTGCCGATATGAATGCCACCAACCCGCAGCTTTGGAACAGTTGGCGCGCAACCTTGATGCGTCAACTATATACCCAAACCCGCCGTATTCTGCGGGCTGATATTGATGCGCCGATGAACCGCCAAGACATGATTGCCAGTAACAAGCAAAGCGCCCGTGATTTGCTAGCGGGTGATAATGGCTTGGCTGCCATTGAAAGCCTGTGGGATGGGCTAGGGGAGGAGTATTTTTTGCGTGAAGTCCCAAGCGATATTGTTTGGCATTCCAAAGCTATCATGGCACATGATGAGGCACAAAAACAACGCACAGAGAGCGAGCAACCTGAGCCGCTGATTATTTTGCGTGAACATCGCGAGTTGGCACTCGATGCCGTGCAAGTGTTTATCTACACCCATGACCAATCCAATTTATTTGCGGTGACCATGACGGTGTTTGACCAAATGGATTTGGACGTGCTCGATGCGCGCGTCATCACCGCCTCACGAGATTTTGCCCTAGATTCTTACGTACTGCTTGATAGACATGGCACGCTGCTTACCGATACCGAACGCCAAACTGAGCTTGTTGAGCGTCTAAAACAAGCCTTTACTAGTCCAACGCTGCCTGAGGTGGCGCAGCGACGCATGCCTAGACAGCTCAAGCATTTTCATGTGCCGACCAAAGTGTCTTTTAGTTTTAACCCGCAATCCAACCAGCATATGATGATTTTGGAAACCCTTGACCAGCCAGCCTTGCTTGCGCGTGTTGGGCAGGTGTTTTTGGCGCATGATATTGAAGTGCATTTTGCCCGCATTACCACATTGGGTGAGCGCGCCGAAGATATGTTCTTTATCACTGGCCATGAAGACAAACCGCTATCGGATGAGCGCCTCGAAAAACTCAAACAGGCATTGGTAGAAACGCTGAATGTCAGTTAA
- a CDS encoding sugar transporter: MPSALAILSAMSHFHQLRQHIQSNPNYPNQIRQWRVIVMAISAFIFNTTEFVPIALLSDIGHSFAMPVETVGHMITIYAWIVAILSLPAMLVTARIERRKLLIALFVIFIGGHAVSVMAQSFAMLLAGRALIALAHAVFWSITASLVVRVAPKDRQTKALGLLSMGSALATVLGLPLGRMIGQWLGWRMTFGTIGVAALLAMIMVWWILPKLPSKDVGSAASLPSIFNNIPLLTVYTLTVLCVTAHFTAYSYIEPYMLTISQFSQQFATVILLGFGVAGLLASWLFGHFYDRFPRAFLISAMATLLFSLLASVWLPHVPTLWLALAMLWGLAITAISLALQLRVLQLAPNATDVAMSIFSGIYNIGIGGGAFVGGWVIASLGLAMVGYVGAGIALIAMVCLMVYLARTQK; the protein is encoded by the coding sequence ATGCCATCAGCCTTAGCCATCCTGTCCGCAATGAGTCATTTTCACCAGTTACGTCAACACATCCAGTCCAATCCCAACTATCCCAACCAAATTCGCCAATGGCGCGTGATTGTCATGGCGATTTCGGCATTTATTTTTAATACTACCGAATTTGTGCCAATTGCGCTGCTCTCTGACATTGGTCATAGCTTTGCCATGCCGGTAGAAACGGTGGGGCATATGATCACTATCTATGCTTGGATTGTGGCTATTTTGTCGCTCCCTGCCATGCTTGTCACTGCCCGTATTGAACGGCGTAAGCTATTGATAGCATTATTTGTTATCTTTATCGGGGGGCATGCGGTATCGGTGATGGCGCAAAGTTTTGCCATGCTGTTGGCTGGGCGGGCATTGATTGCGCTGGCGCATGCGGTGTTTTGGTCAATTACCGCAAGCCTTGTGGTGCGTGTTGCGCCCAAAGATCGTCAAACCAAAGCCTTGGGGCTACTGTCAATGGGTAGTGCGCTGGCGACGGTGCTTGGGCTGCCATTGGGTCGGATGATTGGGCAGTGGCTTGGGTGGCGGATGACGTTTGGTACGATTGGCGTGGCTGCGCTCTTGGCAATGATTATGGTGTGGTGGATTTTGCCAAAACTGCCGAGCAAAGATGTCGGCTCAGCCGCAAGTTTACCCAGTATCTTTAACAATATCCCCTTGCTCACTGTCTATACACTCACTGTGCTATGTGTGACGGCACACTTTACGGCGTATAGTTATATTGAGCCTTATATGCTGACGATTAGTCAGTTTAGTCAGCAATTTGCCACGGTGATTTTGCTGGGTTTTGGGGTGGCAGGGTTGCTAGCGAGCTGGCTATTTGGGCACTTTTATGACCGTTTTCCACGGGCGTTTTTGATTAGCGCGATGGCAACGCTGCTGTTTTCGTTACTGGCATCGGTCTGGCTGCCTCATGTGCCAACCTTATGGCTTGCCCTAGCAATGCTGTGGGGGTTGGCAATTACGGCGATTAGCCTTGCTTTGCAGCTGCGAGTATTGCAGCTTGCGCCGAATGCCACTGATGTGGCGATGTCAATTTTTTCGGGGATTTATAACATCGGTATCGGCGGCGGCGCGTTCGTCGGTGGATGGGTGATTGCAAGCCTAGGACTGGCGATGGTGGGTTATGTGGGGGCAGGTATCGCGCTCATTGCCATGGTTTGCTTAATGGTGTATTTGGCGCGCACCCAAAAGTAA